taAATCCCTCCCTCTCATACTATACAAAGAGGGACAGATAGTTGGACAGATCTAGATGTGTAAGAGTTTCTTCATTGTTTtttaaatataaacaaacagatcctgTCTTTCAGACTGACAGATGGAGAATGACTTCCACACTCATACTGTACCAGTGCTGAACAGACACAGAACGAATGTTATTCATATACACACCTTTATGATTATTTGTAGTgtatgtttatgggatgtgagcatctccaGGAAGGCCAGTAATAgttgtccatccctcattgccaTTTAGAAGATGGTGTCTTGTGGCCTTCTTGCTCCCTCCAGTatttgtagtgtaggtacacccaaagtggtgttaggtagggagttgcagAATTTGGACTGAGTGATGATGCAGGAGTGGTGTTATTTTTCCAAGCCAGGATGACATATGAACTGGTGATGAaattgcaggtggtcatgttctcATACGTTTCCTGCCCATGTTCTACTTTGTAGCAGATgtcgtgggtttgtaaggtgctgtttcATGGTGCTTCCTCTGGTTGATGCAgtacgtcttgtagatggtacacactgtgcactggtggtggagggagtaaatggttAAGCTGGTGAATGGTAAGCCAATCAAGcctactgctttgtcctggatggtatagggtttcttgagtattgttagaggtgcatacatccaggcaagtggggagtaatcCATCAGACTTCTGACTTGAGGCTTGTCAGTGGTGGAAAGTCTTTAAGGAGTTTGGACGTGAGTTACTAACCACAGAGTTTCCGGCTTCGGAGCAGCTCTGGAAGCCATAGTGGTAATATGGCAGGAAAAGTGTAAATCCTGCAGTCATTTCCCATAAAGTAACATGCACAGAATAATGGGCATATGAAACAAGATAATGACAGGCCGAGGACACAAGCCACAATCACTAATCATAGGCTTGTGGATACAGAATAAAACccacaatcacataccagtaactgagagatgcatcgtaaaatccacattcatatgtcaggaacagaaagggaaagTAAAAACACTTGCTGACAAATCTGacgcagacagacacagagtaatagcaacattcacattccagagactgacagatatagAGCAAAAGCTCCAATCAATTACAAGAAacaaacaggtacagaataaaatacaTACTTGCTTTGTagtaactgacagatacagaataaaatccacattcacatatcagaaactGACAGGTGAAGAGTAAAAGACACAGTAACatgtcacaaactgacagatacagggtgATCTCACATTCACTTGTCAGAATATAAAAGGTAAAGAATAAAATTATTTCttccagaccagaaactgagaGGCACAGAATAAAGGAGCGCCTTTTATTGCAGTAACTGACCAGAACAgaggaaaatccatattcacatgtcagaaactgacaggaacagaaagaacacacactcacataccagaaattggCACACAGAATAAAATTCACACGAGCATTTCAGAAATTAACTTTACAGATGAAAATCCACAATCATAGAGCAGAAAGTGAGATGTACAATTAAACCCAGCTTCTGACACGTGAGGCTAACACACACAGAgtaaaaacaatgctcatgtcacataccagaaacaggcagatgcagatcacaacccacactcacatatcagaTACTGGCAGTTACCGTGTAAAATAACTCTTAATGATCACTGACAGGGATATGATACACTCCACATTCATTCATCAGAAAattacagatacagataataaacagtacttacataAAACAGATTGGCAGGAACAGGTTAAAACATACCATCATATATAGATGTCTGATAGGTACAGAATACAGTCGaggcctccaaaccagagactgacatgtcgagTGAAAACTAGACTCACctgtcatcaattaacatgtgcagtgtGAAGCTATACAAACATATTACTGACTAACAAGTACAGAGGGAAAATCAAACAACCTTCCatagcagaaactgacaggtacagattaaaCTCCAAATTCACAAAGAGAAAGGCCCAGACTTCCATAAGTTTAgtttcaataattaataagtacattatttAGAAACCCCGGTTGTGTcggaaccctcagtctcactctttaacacctcacactgaaaaTCCACACTCCTCTTTTGTCTCCCACGAATCGGGCCCAATTTATAATGCGAGATGCGTTTTTTCTAACATTAATCTGAAATGTATCCGGTTACAGAATGTTGTGAATGAGACTTTTTGCCTGCCGGTTACAGACTGTTTTAAAACAGGACAGAGAATGAAGCCGAATAGATGTCGGATTGGAAAAGCGAAACTGGAacttgtgagaaaatgtgaaataatACAATATGGGGGATATTTTTACATCCCTGTCGTAAGGCTATATGATCTATTAACGTGATCTGTAGTGAAGCCGCTCCTTGTTTTACAAATctgttggcgggcttttcaaatttgaaaaagaaGCTGTTTGGAGTCTGACAATCCTGAGCGGTTATTTTCCGCCCTATTAACGTGATGCCTCCGGATTGGTGAACTAAGCAACTATCTGATTGGTAACATGAACAACACAATGAGAAGCTGCacagagtgaccaatcaccagTGTCCTCACTATCATTCATCCAGAAGGGATAAGTGGACGGATTTGATCATTCTtcctgaactgttttgtaatgtagtttttacagatttttatgatgaaagatttttttttggaGGGGGCGGGTGGGGTGTTAATGTTTGGAAGAGGGAAAACCGATGGTAACCCTCAGTCCaaagccaagtctcactcctctcagtctggactgcagttcctggttgTTCGTGTTCACTGGCTCCCGAGAAATAGGGAacgatgctgagcgtgtgggtgccggagccccggtctatctggctgctgtgctcgagtatctgacagatgGAATCGTCGAActagccggcaacgcggcccgggacaacaagaagacgcgcatcatccccagacacctccagctggcccaaaggctcttttcagagccacccactttatctgtgaaagggctggttcctgtctgaGAGACACATTTGTGTTGGTATGATTCGGGATTTAGCCGCTTGCCTCTGGAGATATTTGTCAGGCATTTTAACAATTCCAGCGTTTCTGCGCAAATAAAGCTTTTGTTTAGTCCTAAACTGCTCGCCCCTCCAGTAAAATGATCTGTGCACATTGGTTTCGCTGCTCTAGACCACATTTCTCTGCTGCAGAGATCGCAGCTCTTTGTTTTGCCggtttggtggctcttaaaagagccgttgtgttatttgatgccaaactcagttcggggcagggtgagtttaggcgcgctccccgcggatacggcgggccagctggatgtctttgggcatgatggtgactcgcttggcgtggatggcgcacaggttggtgtcctcaaagagccccaccaggtaagcctcgctggcctcctgcagggccatgacggccgagctctggaagcgcaggtctgtcttgaagtcctgcgcgatctcccgcaccaggtgctggaagggcagtttgcggatgagcagctcggtggatttctggtagcggcggatctcccacAGAGCCACattgccgggtctgtaacggtgaggcttcttcactccgcccatggctggagcgctcttgcgggccgctttgttAGCCAGCTGTTTGCGGgaagctttccctccggtcgatttgcgcgctgtctgctttgTTCTGGCCATTGTGGTAGAAGATGTggaacaaagacactgtaaatgttgaggctgctcagggactgtctatttaagacagtagagggatcgccctagtgttgtgattggatgcagccccgtCCATCAGTCAAGTTTGAAACCAGCTCTGGGAAATAAAAGGGCGGCGGGAAATGCTGCGCCCTGATTGGTTGAACTGTAACTGAAATGTAATCGaactcaaaaagcccgccaatttcagatAGCAAAACAAggcaaagattttttaaaaaaacctaaTTTGGCGGGAACAATTATGAAATCTGACTCCTTGCAGCTTCATTTATTTCGTCCGAGATCCCACACTGTCTTCCAACTCGGTTTGACTCGGCCCTCACGAATACATTATCACTTGCAGCCGTTTCATTCATGACGCGCTGAATCAACATGGAAAAGATACATACAGTAAAACAACGCGACAGagttgggtatcctggtacatgaatcacaaaatgttagtatgcacggACAACATGAGTTTAGGAAGAGAAATGGAATGATGTcagttattgcaaggggaatggactaTTAAAGTAAGGAAGATTTGCTACAGTTGTCCAGGTTATTGGTGAAACTGTATCtgtaatactgtgtacagttttggtctccttactgatgaAAGCACAGaaattgcatttgaagcagttcagagaaggttcactcgactgatcgctgggatgaaggggttatcttctggGAAATGGTTGGACCGgttggcctgtatccattggagttaaggagaatgagaagtgatcttattgaaatccaTAAGATTTTGAGAGCACTTggcagggtggatactgagaggatgtttccccttatgagagagactcGAACCAGGAATACAAGGATCCTTGCTAAAAGTGAAAGACACAGGAAGCATCTGTAAAGTGTGTAGATTAAACCAATGAGGATAATCGGAACAATTCGGGACCTAATATGGTAAAATAAAGGGTGATAGGGGATATCATCGATACACTTAGCAAGGGGTGaacagaacattgttggcacacttagaaggagaagatagactatggtcaacacagcaagagaagaagaaggagagaagtccatgtCCAAGCAAGCTCAGAAGCAAGAACCAGTACTGAGTGTTACTGTATACTTACTGTTGTTGCTAAGGATTGactttgtgcatcttagttaagcctaataaactctctgacttgatcacagaacttgactCTGTACCTTGTTGGTCCATCTTGGTCCAGAATctcaaggtgagacgggttggatattctctgtctcacctctgttcaggtaacatctacctgaaacttacagctctttactattcaCATACATTTctttgtattttgtcctcctcaaacttccaaATTATGGTCCTTTGAAAGCAATGTTGTCAATAAAGGTTTCTGTGTCACCGACTGCATACTTCTTCGCATTAAAAACACATCAGTTCACTACGACACTCTGTCTCCTATCCTTTAGCCAACTACCATCTCAGCATACCAGTATCAATTTTTAACATGAACTTCTATTTTCTGTCTAACTCTGTTATGTACTACTTGATCGAATGCCTTTTAAAAAGCAGATATCCAATATCGATCCAACTACCTTCAGCAAAGTCAACcccaagaattcaatcaggttagtcgcaCATGATTTGTCCTTAGTAAATCGGTATTGCATGTCGCTTATTAACTCATCATTCTTCAAGTTGAAGTTCATTTGATCCTTGACACTTGTCTCCAATTGTTTTCGACCACTGATGGACTGTCGTCACCAGCTTTTTCCTTCCCATTTCTAGAACAGGACTGTAACATTTGCACTGTTTCAGGCGACTGGAACTACTTCAATATCCAAATATTATCGTCAGGATTTCTGTTATCTCCCTCAGCAATCTGGGATGCTTTCTATCTGGACTCATTAACGTGAAGTGATCCCAATCTATTGAGAACCTCCTTTCTGTCTATTTTCATTCTATCCAATATCTCTGTACCCCTCCTCTACCGGGACATTAACTTCATCCTTGCTTTTGTGAACAGACATATAACGCTCTCATTCATTACCTTTTCCAACACAAGGAGATTTCCGTTCTTTATCCCTAAAAGCTCCGCAATTTCTTGCACTatcattttgcatttttgtatattTATCAATAATTTTTATTCTCTCTGCTGTTACTCATTAATATTTTCTTATAATCTCTTGCAAACATTTTTCTTTTTTTCCCTGCACTCTCACTATTCTGCCTGGTTGGATTCATGGTGATGTCGAGGATATGGGATATTTGTATAAATCACTGCCATTATTATTGAAGTGATTGGCGCTGCAAACAATCTTTGAGTCatattgatcaaaagcaaattaTTGGTAACGTGTGTGACGCTGAGATTGGAAGGTTGTCTGAataaggcaggggagtgggtgcAGGGGCGGCTCCTCATTTGGCTAAAACAATCTGGTAGAAGTGTAAGGGTGAGTCCGAGTATTTCCAGGATGAAGGATAAACATCTGATAGTCTCTGTTTAATATCATCGGAGTGAAACTCTTGGTCACGGAAATGATACCTGAAAGGCCTTGTGCTGTCAATCTGCCGAGTGTAtgggagggaaggatggagtggaagagcctctgtatttctccagtactgaattgTAGTGGGTTGGATGTTTTATCAGTCTCTAACTCTGCCTGTTGAGTGAGTAGGCGACAGAAACGATACCAGTTCCgatccctgtgtgactgtcactccttctgttgtgtgtgtgCAAGATTAAACCCTgtgtccctctatccagctctggCTGCTATATCTGGAAAGATGCTGAGTCTTTCAGTAGttgatctgctcaaaccgagttcaaggcctgagtggtgaacagaatttcacattaattGTGTGAATAATACgatgattgaacagcaggttatgatcgactggaccaaaggctggaaaaattcctgtccataaatctttcaaCAGGGAGTTCGATGATCTGCTGGTTCCGAGTGTTTCAGGGAAACAGGAGTAGAAATCGGCAGCTGAGCCCTGaaaattcacagcaaagactgtgtacatgaggacatttaacaaccgggagctgaaactctgggacgggctctattgtcactgtgtttgtgtgtccggtataatcgcggcagctccgtgtctctcttgtttagaatgaaacAATGAAGATTgccattcggtattactcacattgaccgcgggtttcactccggttagacaaacctttgctggctgaaatgaattctacaaggtcccagcaaacacaccgacttcctccttcctcccatgtttctgtcggattgttttgagaggagggtctcaataataacaaacaccctgcagggagagacggcaatttgaacatctaaatagGATCAactcccggctttctaggttatagattccctccaccccaccccactctccctccaCCAATACCCACCCttcctccaccctaaccccatgttcagtttcattgttcacacattgatgagggtgaaatggggaaagttcccatttatTTTCTTTGCAGAGAGCTGCGCACGCGCGGTATAGCCCCGCCCACTGGAGACGTCATCATGAGGAGAAGAGCGCATGCTCCCCCAACACTGGttctgagcgtcattcagtgagtgagtggaagattgtttaaatcagctgcgaatggagtcatccgggtcccggggtaagtgaacaaacaacatctgcttccagcagcaacaccaggtttgggagcgagtctgcagatgtgttcagagattaacattgaatagcggggaagttcagcaggagtcggggactgtgtggaatgtACACTGGAGCCCTGGATCCCCGAGCGGGACCCGAGCACATGTGTCCGCCTCAGCTCGGGCCCAgcttgcggctccggctttcgggctcgggtccagttcgggtcgggtcggacacactcggtcagtctctgctggtcagtattgaaattaaaaaaaaactgaccgcagctgggagtccgggtcggaattgagtctgcgcagtgagccgtTGCCGGCACTGTTATCACGCATGAGCTGCACCGTTTTTTGGTTGGGTGTCAGGAAGGGTTGGGTCGGGTCCGCTGTTGTTCGGTCGGGTTCTTGGTGTGTGTGTAGACAGGAGTCCTGACAGTGAACAGCTTatatttttttatataaatactgtatattttataatcattTTACGATAATTATTCATTCAggaccttcctgctctctgcatttcagctgctcactggataaacttgccgcaagtatttcaacctgtaaagcagtagtttacataatgtataatgatatttactgagccttcgggcaatcgcTGTGTTtagtttaagcaatacagatactggtaaagTGTGgaaacaactccatgggtttctatttaactcatgaccaaacaatcactgacattgTGCTCCAATCATCATCTTTTAAACAATCTTTCAACCAGCTGAAACAGATTGTTTATCTGACAGTGccacaaaaacttacaaagatgtcaaaagatagatggacactctgaaagctttggaggtttgagattcatccatgacatcaaataatctaggctaagaatatttttctttaaaaaaaagtgatCGGTCACTTCAtgcaaaattgtattaaatgtcaatgctggAAATTGTTCAACATGCTTTGTCAATGTtaacatatatgttttgttttgATTTGTcggctattcgaggtgctggctattatgtgtatgctgatcaaccagaagtcttcaatcaaacattaatgcagatctgcagtactgtagactaatgatcagacagcaccgggaatctgcagtactgtagactaatgatcagacagcactgggaatctgcagtactgtcgactaatgatcagacagcaccgggaatctgccgtactgta
This genomic interval from Heterodontus francisci isolate sHetFra1 chromosome 21, sHetFra1.hap1, whole genome shotgun sequence contains the following:
- the LOC137381229 gene encoding histone H3-like, producing the protein MARTKQTARKSTGGKASRKQLANKAARKSAPAMGGVKKPHRYRPGNVALWEIRRYQKSTELLIRKLPFQHLVREIAQDFKTDLRFQSSAVMALQEASEAYLVGLFEDTNLCAIHAKRVTIMPKDIQLARRIRGERA